Proteins encoded by one window of Burkholderia plantarii:
- a CDS encoding DUF4823 domain-containing protein, with the protein MTIADASAISHREARATEWSGRPSRMSISLAMIDVPSGIVVSNVELTGRSRIVSFTSASPDSLLREPIGKYIDSLDAR; encoded by the coding sequence GTGACGATTGCCGACGCATCCGCGATCTCGCATCGGGAAGCGCGCGCCACCGAGTGGTCCGGCCGCCCGAGCCGCATGTCGATCTCGCTGGCGATGATCGACGTGCCGAGCGGCATCGTCGTAAGTAACGTCGAGTTGACCGGCCGCAGCCGGATCGTCTCCTTCACGAGCGCGTCGCCCGACAGCCTGCTGCGCGAGCCGATCGGCAAGTACATCGACAGCCTGGACGCCCGATAG